From one Treponema denticola genomic stretch:
- a CDS encoding S1C family serine protease, translating to MDYSDRSSVLYQVDYTEKLLKSGKITDALIRSQILHLNTKDFEEVDKIKSESIEKTEAAFLKSIEEKNWDEAVRYFRSLTSIGKRPAGWTEERLFEERNILWKKKTDLPLLNLQNKKNPSAGSASFPQNIDEMIKGSLTVWVDRGTRIQRGYASPDIVIGSGFFIDPRGYFITNYHVIQSEVDKKYNGYSRLYIKSPDNPNIKIPARVVGWDPLFDLALVKTEYTPQFIFNLGSSKDLGVGSRIYAIGSPAGLEKTLTSGIVSAKYRRLFSMVDIMQIDAAVNHGNSGGPIVDDKGLVQAVVFAGLERNEGLNFAIPVELLKAVLPDLYKGGEVKHSWFGCHGQNRKGGSSNAGGVPSGVFVNYVLPDGPFSISGINEGTVIKEVNGIPVNSVEEIQANLLSIAPETIVLIKGYQKNEAGIYEEKTWPVLCAERPLYPGNSVFRKDSIARAMLPVFGFKLESVGKKNSYRVAEVIPGSFASENAFGVNDYIEINGKRWDNENEEVIHVNIYTKKVRAGYMDSFMVLSAYLDNPLFF from the coding sequence GTGGACTATTCGGATCGATCCAGCGTGTTGTATCAGGTTGATTATACGGAAAAGCTCCTTAAATCCGGTAAGATAACGGATGCTCTAATCCGCTCTCAGATTCTTCATCTTAACACAAAAGATTTTGAAGAGGTTGACAAGATTAAATCGGAATCAATAGAAAAAACGGAAGCTGCATTTTTAAAAAGCATAGAAGAAAAAAATTGGGATGAGGCTGTCAGGTATTTTAGGTCTCTTACCTCGATCGGAAAACGTCCTGCCGGATGGACTGAAGAACGCCTCTTTGAAGAAAGGAATATCTTATGGAAAAAGAAGACCGATCTTCCCTTATTAAATTTACAAAATAAAAAAAATCCTTCAGCCGGTTCAGCTTCTTTTCCTCAAAATATAGATGAAATGATAAAGGGCTCTCTTACCGTTTGGGTGGATAGGGGAACCCGCATACAAAGAGGTTATGCTTCGCCTGACATTGTTATAGGTTCGGGCTTTTTTATAGATCCCCGCGGTTATTTTATTACGAATTATCATGTTATTCAAAGTGAGGTTGATAAAAAATATAACGGCTATTCAAGGCTTTATATTAAGTCACCGGATAATCCAAATATAAAAATCCCTGCAAGGGTTGTAGGCTGGGATCCTCTTTTTGATCTGGCCTTGGTAAAGACCGAGTACACGCCTCAGTTTATTTTTAATCTGGGATCTTCAAAGGATTTAGGAGTCGGAAGCCGTATTTATGCAATAGGTTCTCCGGCAGGTTTGGAAAAAACCCTTACCTCAGGTATAGTATCGGCAAAATACCGCAGGCTTTTTTCTATGGTAGATATAATGCAGATAGATGCTGCCGTCAATCATGGGAATTCGGGCGGACCGATAGTGGATGATAAGGGTCTTGTTCAAGCCGTAGTATTCGCCGGTCTTGAAAGAAACGAGGGCCTTAATTTTGCAATCCCTGTTGAGCTTTTAAAGGCTGTTCTTCCAGATTTATATAAGGGCGGAGAAGTTAAACATTCTTGGTTTGGCTGTCACGGTCAAAACCGAAAGGGCGGTTCGAGTAATGCCGGCGGAGTTCCGAGCGGGGTTTTTGTAAACTATGTCCTTCCTGACGGCCCCTTTTCAATTTCAGGTATAAATGAGGGTACCGTAATAAAAGAAGTTAACGGTATTCCTGTAAATTCGGTTGAAGAAATACAAGCAAATTTATTGTCTATAGCTCCTGAAACTATTGTCCTTATTAAAGGCTATCAAAAAAATGAAGCAGGTATTTATGAAGAAAAAACTTGGCCTGTTTTATGTGCCGAACGGCCTCTCTATCCGGGAAATTCCGTTTTTAGAAAGGACAGTATAGCAAGAGCCATGCTTCCCGTTTTCGGGTTTAAACTTGAATCGGTGGGAAAAAAGAATTCTTATAGGGTTGCAGAGGTTATCCCCGGCAGCTTTGCATCTGAAAATGCCTTTGGTGTAAATGACTATATTGAGATTAACGGAAAAAGATGGGATAATGAAAACGAAGAGGTTATTCATGTAAATATTTATACAAAAAAGGTTAGGGCCGGTTATATGGACAGCTTTATGGTTTTAAGTGCCTATCTTGATAATCCCCTTTTCTTTTAA
- a CDS encoding tetratricopeptide repeat protein: MKYSCRFKCFKLKHRLCAFFILICIGIYANQSEGVNLSAALSYLQNSAKLFTEEKWKEALFEAQLGEVYDSKTADFLYIQAVCSLKLNYPNEDILQKADAACTDGMIWRLYDINAGRLLAAQVNARMLKYKEALELVKLLPFESAESDYVRADALYGLGRHEEAKQLISEALDRWAFNSSFAKLFFLRERGKKVSFFGKKLAGHIISRLYAWQDEDPSLLLLASPFETKSEENIRRLKLYRGMYLPFTESHDLNDLYNRSYSTLLCLRYGIIDEQTAVNEFLSAKVYYFNPILKEYVLTQAMYESHLVELLRLVANSKLRNELKNFLSVYEGLIVDDENGDLIIDSKIYYKNGRPWCAEFDSFQTGYPEYTVECNFGIPSVIHGKKNEYSVSYDSYPAVKNCIKDGKNYTMRPLDLNWAPIELKELNLKLYGMHQKQQAFFSLKVGKNVRSLHEGTLTYSAAFSEENTPYINGGVKKVFFDKGIPIKAEVSVSGELYSQTNYRNGLPVFENIDKDGDGYFETRVEYDPKGALKRIDIDLNKNKLYEYSEYYQKDGSVTKVWDSDEDGSFEITYTQYENGDSKTEWIHPKLNKKIRVSYKNGKPVQLFDGKENLILIPSDKGNLFWLNRSPINIEKVNEKIIEIFNQTSLPVVSYVFSINNVEVFAVRSGGFVFAEIIND, translated from the coding sequence ATGAAATATTCCTGTAGATTTAAGTGTTTTAAACTCAAGCATAGATTATGTGCTTTTTTTATTTTAATTTGTATAGGTATTTATGCAAATCAAAGTGAGGGGGTAAATTTATCTGCGGCCCTATCATATTTGCAGAATTCCGCTAAGCTTTTTACCGAAGAAAAATGGAAGGAAGCCTTGTTTGAAGCCCAGCTCGGCGAAGTCTATGATTCGAAAACCGCCGATTTTTTATATATTCAGGCAGTATGCAGCTTAAAATTAAATTATCCTAATGAAGATATATTGCAAAAAGCCGATGCTGCCTGTACCGATGGAATGATCTGGCGATTATACGATATAAATGCCGGCCGCTTATTGGCGGCTCAAGTTAATGCAAGAATGTTAAAATATAAGGAAGCTCTGGAGCTTGTCAAGCTTTTACCCTTTGAATCGGCCGAATCGGACTATGTAAGGGCTGATGCCCTCTACGGGTTAGGCCGGCATGAAGAGGCAAAACAGCTTATTTCCGAAGCTCTTGACCGATGGGCCTTTAATTCCTCTTTTGCAAAATTATTCTTTTTACGTGAACGAGGAAAAAAGGTAAGCTTTTTCGGTAAAAAGCTAGCCGGACATATAATTTCCCGCCTTTACGCGTGGCAGGATGAGGATCCGTCTCTCCTCTTGCTTGCAAGTCCCTTTGAAACAAAATCGGAAGAAAATATCAGACGGTTGAAACTATATCGAGGTATGTATTTGCCTTTTACAGAATCGCATGATCTTAACGACTTATATAACCGCTCTTATTCTACCTTGCTTTGTCTAAGGTACGGTATAATAGATGAACAAACGGCTGTAAACGAATTTTTATCGGCTAAGGTTTATTATTTTAACCCGATTTTGAAAGAGTATGTTCTTACTCAGGCCATGTATGAATCCCATTTGGTCGAGCTTTTACGCTTGGTTGCAAATTCCAAATTGAGAAATGAGCTTAAAAACTTTTTATCGGTCTATGAAGGGTTGATTGTAGATGATGAAAACGGGGATCTGATTATAGATTCTAAAATTTATTATAAAAACGGCAGACCTTGGTGTGCCGAATTTGACAGCTTCCAAACAGGATATCCCGAATACACTGTAGAATGTAATTTCGGTATTCCATCCGTAATTCACGGCAAAAAAAATGAATATTCGGTGTCCTATGATTCATATCCGGCCGTTAAAAATTGTATCAAAGACGGTAAAAACTACACTATGCGGCCGCTTGATCTTAATTGGGCTCCGATAGAGTTAAAAGAACTAAATCTAAAACTGTACGGAATGCACCAAAAACAACAGGCCTTTTTTTCTTTAAAAGTAGGCAAAAATGTAAGAAGTCTGCATGAAGGCACATTAACTTATTCCGCTGCATTTTCTGAAGAAAATACTCCATACATAAACGGAGGCGTAAAAAAAGTATTCTTTGATAAGGGTATCCCGATAAAGGCTGAAGTAAGCGTTTCAGGAGAGTTGTATTCTCAAACAAATTATAGAAACGGCTTACCTGTTTTTGAAAACATAGATAAAGACGGAGACGGCTATTTTGAAACAAGGGTTGAGTATGATCCAAAGGGTGCATTAAAAAGGATAGATATCGATTTAAATAAAAATAAACTCTATGAATATTCCGAATACTATCAAAAAGACGGCTCCGTTACAAAGGTTTGGGACAGCGATGAGGACGGTTCCTTTGAAATTACATATACGCAATATGAAAATGGAGACTCTAAAACCGAATGGATTCACCCAAAGCTTAATAAAAAAATCCGTGTCAGTTATAAAAACGGCAAGCCCGTCCAATTATTTGACGGAAAAGAAAACCTTATTCTTATTCCTTCGGATAAGGGGAACTTGTTTTGGCTTAATCGAAGTCCTATAAATATTGAAAAAGTAAACGAAAAAATTATAGAAATATTTAACCAAACGAGCCTTCCGGTTGTTTCTTATGTGTTTAGTATAAATAATGTCGAGGTTTTTGCCGTGCGTTCGGGAGGATTTGTTTTTGCTGAAATCATCAACGACTAA
- the tilS gene encoding tRNA lysidine(34) synthetase TilS, whose translation MAKSFLKDVLLGFSSLCDRTAGQNSDKKAGQSAAPLKLLLAVSGGADSMAMLSAFLELKSDINAEIFVLTVNHNIRPEKETLGDAQFVLDFCKDKCPCILAEIPKNTVFDEAKNRKTGIEDAARFLRYNEFEKAADALNADYILTAHNKNDNYETVLMRLFQGSEPEALMGISPRRGRFVRPMLNISRSEIEEYLKEKNIPWREDATNLETSYLRNKVRHNLLPALTVCFDGWQRGLDKSLAKIRAQNDFVIASYKAKKETWVLDKKEECCRCKFLFFLSLEEALKLKFLQEGLILLKGKRRIPYSVFDNLMKLSDTKTKIFSGGFCIKKEGDEVFLFKAVTEEKTGEVFYSIWIDKPCSFDTPAGTFKALENEDGFFIVHKSDKTCGIGPFKPPFCVRSRLFGDEIETSSGLKKSVKKIINEWNIDYEDRNILPIIEEGGVVKAIYGAVFGKKNWYVLGSYDKQLGRNSASLFI comes from the coding sequence ATGGCAAAATCGTTTTTAAAAGATGTGCTTTTAGGCTTTTCCTCCTTATGTGATAGAACGGCCGGCCAAAACTCCGATAAAAAGGCCGGCCAATCGGCCGCACCTTTGAAACTTCTGCTTGCCGTTTCAGGAGGAGCCGATTCTATGGCCATGCTTTCTGCCTTTTTGGAATTGAAGAGCGATATAAATGCCGAAATTTTTGTGCTGACCGTAAACCACAATATAAGACCCGAAAAAGAAACCTTAGGCGATGCCCAATTTGTTTTAGACTTTTGTAAAGATAAATGTCCATGTATCTTAGCCGAAATTCCTAAAAATACGGTATTCGATGAGGCTAAGAATAGAAAAACCGGAATTGAAGATGCTGCCCGCTTTTTAAGGTACAATGAGTTTGAAAAGGCAGCCGACGCCTTAAACGCCGATTATATTTTAACGGCCCATAATAAAAACGATAATTATGAAACGGTTTTGATGAGGCTCTTTCAAGGTTCCGAGCCTGAAGCCCTTATGGGGATTTCTCCAAGACGGGGAAGATTTGTTCGGCCCATGCTTAATATCAGCCGCTCTGAAATAGAAGAATATTTAAAAGAAAAAAATATCCCGTGGAGAGAAGATGCTACTAATCTTGAAACCTCATATCTTAGAAACAAGGTTAGGCATAATCTTCTTCCTGCTTTGACCGTCTGCTTTGACGGCTGGCAAAGGGGCTTGGATAAAAGTTTGGCGAAGATAAGGGCTCAAAACGATTTTGTTATCGCCTCTTATAAGGCAAAAAAAGAAACATGGGTATTGGATAAAAAGGAAGAGTGCTGCCGATGTAAATTTCTTTTTTTTCTAAGCCTTGAAGAAGCCTTAAAACTTAAATTTCTTCAAGAAGGCCTTATTCTTTTAAAGGGAAAAAGAAGAATTCCTTACTCGGTCTTTGACAATTTAATGAAGCTTTCCGATACTAAAACGAAAATTTTTTCGGGCGGCTTTTGTATAAAAAAAGAAGGAGATGAGGTGTTTCTTTTTAAGGCCGTAACTGAAGAAAAGACAGGCGAAGTCTTTTATTCTATCTGGATTGATAAGCCTTGCTCCTTTGATACCCCTGCCGGAACTTTTAAGGCCTTAGAAAATGAAGACGGCTTTTTTATAGTGCATAAAAGCGATAAAACTTGCGGTATAGGGCCTTTTAAGCCTCCCTTTTGTGTTCGCTCACGCCTCTTTGGAGATGAAATTGAGACCTCTTCGGGTTTAAAAAAATCAGTAAAAAAAATTATAAATGAGTGGAATATAGACTATGAAGATAGAAATATTTTGCCGATAATCGAAGAGGGCGGGGTAGTTAAAGCTATATACGGAGCCGTTTTCGGCAAAAAAAATTGGTATGTTTTAGGGAGTTACGATAAACAGCTCGGCAGAAATTCAGCCTCACTGTTTATCTGA
- a CDS encoding 50S ribosomal protein L25 — MEQRLLNANERSTYGKNAAVKMRKAGRIPAVMYDRHGKSVPIDVDEREFMKLFKLVTESTIVTLNAAGKDYEVFIKDFQHDIVRDKIKHIDFYEVERGKTLRTKVKIKLEGSPEGVRHGGILETGITELELECLPKDLPARIIVDVSALDVNQSLHVKDIKLPETVTVLTSDDITVAAIKFAAAESTTPVATEGEETEAAAPEPAAEGK; from the coding sequence ATGGAACAGAGACTGTTAAACGCAAATGAAAGATCAACATACGGTAAAAATGCCGCTGTAAAAATGAGAAAAGCTGGAAGAATTCCTGCAGTAATGTATGATAGACACGGCAAATCCGTTCCTATTGATGTTGATGAAAGAGAATTTATGAAACTTTTTAAACTTGTTACCGAAAGTACTATTGTAACATTAAATGCAGCGGGAAAGGATTACGAAGTTTTTATTAAAGATTTTCAGCATGATATTGTTAGAGATAAGATTAAACATATCGACTTTTATGAAGTAGAAAGAGGAAAGACCTTACGTACAAAGGTTAAGATTAAACTTGAAGGTTCTCCCGAAGGCGTACGCCATGGCGGAATTCTTGAGACAGGTATTACCGAACTTGAACTTGAGTGTCTGCCCAAGGATCTTCCTGCCAGAATTATCGTTGATGTTTCTGCTCTTGACGTAAATCAATCGCTTCATGTCAAGGATATTAAGCTTCCTGAGACCGTTACCGTTTTAACAAGCGATGATATAACGGTTGCTGCTATTAAGTTTGCTGCTGCTGAAAGCACAACACCGGTTGCAACTGAAGGAGAAGAAACCGAAGCTGCCGCACCCGAACCTGCTGCAGAGGGTAAATAA
- the spoVG gene encoding septation regulator SpoVG, with amino-acid sequence MEITEVRVQRVSPGNSLKAYANITFDDCFVLHNVRVIEGNDGLYIGMPSRKLSNGEFKNIAHPITAEFREKMTKAVLEVYKKTPVMPGQEAEV; translated from the coding sequence ATGGAAATTACAGAAGTCCGTGTTCAGAGGGTGAGTCCGGGGAATAGTTTAAAGGCTTATGCTAATATTACGTTTGATGATTGCTTTGTCCTTCATAATGTAAGAGTGATCGAGGGTAATGACGGTTTGTACATCGGAATGCCCAGCCGGAAGTTGAGTAACGGTGAGTTTAAAAATATAGCTCATCCTATCACTGCCGAGTTTAGAGAAAAGATGACAAAGGCTGTTTTGGAGGTTTACAAAAAAACACCTGTTATGCCGGGGCAAGAGGCTGAAGTGTAA
- the ispE gene encoding 4-(cytidine 5'-diphospho)-2-C-methyl-D-erythritol kinase has protein sequence MIKSAISLKAHAKINLHLEVLGKRSDGFHDIVSVFAPISLADELLMQRIPDRKECRVLSPLAELPAENTITRAYEEFKNFTGISEGVSVRILKRIPEGAGLGGGSSDAASVLRGLNDIFSAGLPEEDLRAIALKIGSDVPFFLGNGAAVVQGRGEEIKRVSVSSDYFGILIYPEIKSATPRAYSLLGRKESEILNPAFNPELFCGKDCREWPFFNSFEDVLFNEYPAIKKAKLDLLTYGADFALMSGAGSSVFGLFKDEKTAKNAYSKLFAKYPQCFFFLLLAF, from the coding sequence ATGATTAAAAGTGCGATTAGCCTTAAAGCTCATGCAAAAATTAATCTGCATTTGGAAGTTTTAGGAAAGAGAAGCGACGGATTTCATGACATTGTAAGTGTTTTTGCTCCGATTTCTCTTGCCGATGAGCTTTTAATGCAAAGAATACCGGATAGAAAAGAGTGTAGGGTGCTTTCTCCTTTGGCTGAATTGCCGGCAGAAAATACAATTACAAGAGCTTATGAAGAGTTTAAAAACTTTACCGGTATTTCTGAAGGCGTTTCCGTTAGGATTTTAAAAAGAATCCCTGAAGGTGCCGGATTGGGAGGCGGATCTTCCGATGCCGCTTCGGTTTTGCGGGGGCTTAACGATATTTTTTCTGCAGGTTTACCGGAAGAAGACTTAAGGGCTATAGCTTTAAAAATAGGAAGCGATGTTCCGTTTTTTTTGGGAAATGGAGCTGCGGTTGTACAGGGCCGCGGAGAAGAAATAAAGAGAGTTTCCGTTTCTTCAGATTATTTTGGGATTTTGATTTATCCCGAAATAAAAAGTGCGACACCTAGGGCTTACAGCCTTTTAGGCCGTAAAGAATCGGAGATACTGAATCCTGCTTTTAATCCTGAGCTTTTTTGCGGTAAAGATTGCCGTGAATGGCCTTTTTTTAACAGTTTTGAAGATGTTCTTTTTAATGAATATCCTGCAATAAAAAAGGCAAAACTAGACCTTTTAACTTACGGAGCTGATTTTGCTCTTATGAGCGGTGCAGGTTCTTCGGTTTTCGGGCTTTTTAAAGATGAAAAAACAGCCAAAAATGCTTATTCCAAGCTTTTTGCAAAATATCCTCAATGTTTTTTCTTCTTGTTACTTGCGTTCTGA
- a CDS encoding SGNH/GDSL hydrolase family protein: MKLKEKIKKINAGLSFKIKLKDKKSIFYSANKALSFFLLCIFLFMLLLGKSLDDFSSKIKNPYAADVFKTAVKPVSELSQKLKLDNLIPSARSFFLRYAGLEGLSDWDSFYYMNSAELTHRERLLALENLGNVIDKSQDEKSSIDNLEKDLETARDGLPTESKPEDVAAVKKMIDELEAKLENVNTVLDRLKDIEQARIAELEKIRLTQKMLELRKEDIFKTAVKEGESNVEQAEEPKKVYTYNTERPLRILMIGDSQMHSIAAGFLRLTGQNSSISVKEISVHSSGFIRSDYYNWPKKLKNVFEESQNEPYDIAVIFLGMNDYQNFYADNGKVLVKETEDWESAYRDKIKNHLDVLFANTKKVYWLGMPVVRDKIYNAQLLYIEDLQKKIASEYSSIILNKFSLSSIAPGEGVPYTDTLKTAEGKKIRLMKDDGHHYTISGGEYIMQPFLELLYKDWDLEPCTP; encoded by the coding sequence ATGAAACTAAAGGAAAAAATAAAAAAAATAAATGCCGGTCTTTCTTTTAAAATAAAACTTAAAGATAAAAAATCCATCTTTTATTCTGCAAACAAAGCTCTTTCGTTTTTTTTACTCTGTATTTTTTTATTTATGCTGCTCTTAGGTAAATCTTTAGACGATTTTTCATCTAAAATAAAAAATCCTTATGCCGCAGATGTATTTAAGACTGCCGTTAAACCCGTTTCGGAACTGTCTCAAAAATTAAAACTTGATAATCTGATTCCTTCTGCAAGGAGCTTCTTTTTACGCTATGCAGGGCTTGAAGGTTTAAGCGATTGGGATTCTTTTTATTATATGAATTCTGCAGAATTAACTCATAGGGAAAGACTTTTAGCTTTGGAAAATTTAGGGAATGTTATAGACAAATCTCAAGATGAAAAGTCGTCCATAGATAATCTTGAAAAAGACTTAGAAACAGCACGAGACGGTTTACCGACAGAATCAAAACCGGAAGATGTTGCTGCCGTTAAAAAAATGATAGATGAGCTTGAGGCAAAACTTGAAAATGTAAATACGGTTTTGGATAGGTTAAAAGACATTGAGCAGGCTAGAATTGCAGAGCTTGAAAAAATAAGACTCACACAAAAAATGTTGGAATTAAGAAAAGAAGATATATTTAAAACTGCCGTTAAGGAAGGAGAATCAAATGTAGAGCAGGCTGAGGAGCCTAAAAAGGTTTATACCTATAATACGGAAAGACCCTTGCGTATTCTAATGATCGGGGATTCTCAGATGCACAGTATTGCTGCAGGTTTTTTAAGGCTTACAGGTCAAAACTCTTCCATAAGTGTAAAAGAAATTTCGGTTCACTCTTCAGGTTTTATAAGAAGCGATTATTACAACTGGCCTAAAAAGTTAAAGAATGTATTTGAAGAAAGTCAAAACGAACCCTATGATATTGCCGTCATTTTTTTAGGAATGAATGATTATCAAAATTTTTATGCAGATAACGGCAAAGTCCTTGTAAAAGAAACTGAAGACTGGGAATCGGCTTATAGGGATAAGATAAAAAATCACTTGGACGTTTTATTTGCAAATACAAAAAAGGTGTATTGGCTGGGCATGCCTGTTGTACGGGATAAAATATACAATGCCCAATTACTCTATATTGAAGACTTACAGAAAAAAATAGCATCGGAGTATTCGAGTATAATCCTTAATAAATTTTCTTTAAGCAGCATCGCTCCCGGAGAAGGGGTTCCTTATACCGATACCCTTAAAACCGCCGAAGGTAAAAAAATAAGGCTTATGAAAGATGACGGGCATCATTATACTATTTCCGGCGGTGAATATATTATGCAGCCCTTTTTAGAGCTGCTTTACAAGGATTGGGATCTGGAACCCTGTACGCCTTAA
- a CDS encoding MBOAT family O-acyltransferase translates to MFFPTISFAVFFLSVFFLYWYIFRQEKERKILLTAASYFFYAMWDWRFCILLFVFTLINYFYGFLLDKEKNYAPRKAIVIIICIIDILYLGFFKYLYSLLSYLNQFFPDMFVNSTLLTLRSWSLLVPVGISYYTFRCMSYVFDIYLCKIRHVKSFWDFLLYVSFFPQLSSGPIVQAEYFLKDLPRALNCDNEKGAKPIAFDRAIVFLISGLYKKMIISNFLTILVTDKIFANPSFYNTWELIFGVISYTIIIYADFSGYSDMAIGIGILLGFNTPANFNRPYISKSVTEFWRRWHISFSSWLRDYLYFGLGGSRFGLARALFALFFTMLIAGLWHGASWTFLIWGAMQGAMLCIERIFSEIKERKAIGEEILGKEKNEKKSFDFLRIIPVFIFVNISWLVFFSSSLSELGLYLKSLGNVFQPFQIISPFILLIFFAGLFLQLPSESLRKKAFTIYSRLPMIVKVVITVSFVAALYAVSTSGIPPFIYFAF, encoded by the coding sequence ATGTTTTTTCCGACGATTTCTTTTGCCGTATTTTTTCTCTCAGTCTTTTTTTTATATTGGTATATTTTTAGGCAGGAAAAAGAACGAAAAATCCTTTTAACGGCCGCATCTTATTTTTTCTATGCGATGTGGGATTGGCGTTTTTGTATTCTGCTTTTTGTTTTTACTCTTATAAATTATTTTTACGGCTTTCTTCTCGATAAAGAAAAAAATTATGCTCCGCGAAAGGCTATTGTAATCATTATCTGTATTATCGATATTTTATATCTGGGATTTTTTAAATACCTTTACAGCCTGCTTTCATATTTAAACCAATTTTTTCCGGATATGTTTGTTAATTCTACTCTTTTAACTCTGCGTTCTTGGTCTCTTTTAGTTCCTGTAGGGATTTCTTATTATACTTTCCGATGTATGAGTTATGTCTTCGATATTTATCTTTGTAAGATAAGGCATGTAAAATCTTTTTGGGATTTTTTACTCTATGTATCGTTTTTTCCTCAGCTGTCCTCAGGCCCGATTGTTCAAGCCGAATATTTTTTAAAGGACCTTCCCCGTGCCCTTAACTGCGATAATGAAAAAGGAGCAAAACCCATAGCCTTTGACCGAGCTATCGTGTTTTTAATTTCAGGCTTGTATAAAAAAATGATAATTTCAAATTTTTTAACCATACTCGTTACCGATAAAATTTTTGCAAATCCTTCGTTTTATAATACATGGGAGCTTATTTTTGGGGTAATATCTTATACGATAATTATCTACGCAGATTTTTCGGGATACAGCGACATGGCAATAGGTATAGGAATCCTTTTAGGGTTTAATACGCCTGCAAACTTTAACCGTCCCTATATTTCAAAATCCGTTACCGAATTTTGGAGAAGGTGGCATATAAGTTTTTCTTCTTGGCTTAGAGATTATCTTTATTTCGGTTTAGGCGGTTCCCGCTTCGGTCTTGCCAGAGCTTTGTTTGCTCTTTTTTTTACGATGCTTATTGCGGGTCTTTGGCACGGTGCTTCATGGACATTTTTGATATGGGGAGCTATGCAGGGCGCAATGCTGTGTATCGAAAGAATTTTTTCGGAAATAAAAGAACGTAAAGCTATAGGAGAAGAAATTTTAGGTAAAGAAAAAAACGAAAAAAAAAGTTTTGATTTTTTAAGAATTATACCGGTCTTTATATTTGTAAACATCAGTTGGCTTGTGTTTTTTTCGTCGTCACTATCGGAATTGGGTTTATATTTAAAGTCCCTTGGCAATGTTTTTCAGCCCTTTCAAATTATAAGCCCTTTTATTCTTTTAATCTTTTTTGCAGGTCTTTTTTTGCAGCTTCCTTCGGAAAGTTTAAGAAAAAAAGCTTTTACAATATATAGCCGTCTTCCGATGATTGTTAAGGTTGTTATCACCGTAAGTTTTGTAGCCGCTCTTTATGCGGTTTCAACTTCTGGTATACCGCCGTTTATTTATTTTGCGTTTTAG
- a CDS encoding periplasmic-type flagellar collar protein FlbB gives MRRRGTLGRIIVLLILIILLVFGGLLWFDYLGLISSRSLFSPIYSFFGLKTPEGIAPLDADEMANLENDRYEKRLMALELRSQELDKREEDVQTQENENKQVAEELDDRRLAIEEKEKNYNLLVVERDAREANIIQIAKYINGMPPEKAVSNLIAMDDQDIIDVLRAVEKIAAEEGKNSSVAYWFSLMPASRAAEIQRKMANKPVTFP, from the coding sequence TTGAGAAGAAGAGGAACACTGGGACGTATTATTGTTCTTTTGATATTGATTATTTTACTTGTTTTCGGAGGCTTGTTGTGGTTTGATTATTTAGGCCTGATCAGCTCAAGGAGCTTGTTTTCTCCTATTTACTCCTTTTTCGGTTTAAAAACGCCTGAGGGTATTGCCCCCTTAGATGCCGATGAAATGGCCAATTTGGAAAATGACCGCTATGAAAAACGCTTGATGGCTTTAGAGCTGCGTTCTCAGGAATTGGATAAGCGGGAAGAAGATGTTCAAACTCAGGAAAATGAAAATAAACAGGTTGCCGAAGAGCTTGATGACCGCAGGCTGGCTATAGAAGAAAAAGAAAAGAACTATAATCTTTTGGTTGTAGAGCGGGATGCCCGTGAGGCGAACATAATTCAAATCGCAAAATATATAAACGGTATGCCTCCTGAAAAAGCCGTTTCAAATCTTATAGCCATGGATGATCAGGATATAATTGATGTACTTAGGGCTGTAGAAAAAATAGCTGCCGAAGAAGGTAAAAACTCTTCGGTTGCCTATTGGTTTTCTTTGATGCCGGCCTCCAGGGCTGCGGAGATTCAGCGTAAGATGGCAAATAAGCCTGTTACCTTCCCGTAA